The proteins below are encoded in one region of Acidobacteriota bacterium:
- a CDS encoding ATP-binding protein, with translation MRRVALAVSLLTLLLAAAGVVHALLASPFRIPGLVAAVLLCLAFGALAWLAGRQRERIHDIERALDRSRLRAQAVIDASPDGVVLVREGRIHQANPAFRTLLALPPDEEIVGRSFLSLVADEDRPAVEQWLRRRSEGAVEPGQLTFSALRRSGARVELEASCALVPSRHGKQLALFLRDLGERRTLELRLRNVARLEALADVAESLARAFEKVFREIRSIAREDREDIPETQRLERIDRLATRGSALARRVLQLAPAGLEGPPPPPLDAGRLVREVCADFVRTLPPELTLELEVQIDEPVVVRGDASHLRQAFWHLLQNAAEAQQEGEIRVRLRRLDLDSAGAAIRPGSEGRPYLLIEVRDTGCGMNERVRARAFSPFFTTKGKRASGLGLTVVYGAARAHGGFVELDSKPGRGTIARLALPLSDAPLPESAEAPDDATRWRGRETLLVVDDDPSALEECRRLLEPFGYLVEGVATPREALNRLRHRPRVDLVLLDMVLPGWNGPDVLRRILAHWPGQRVLMLCPYPLPDQEETALREGAVGIYLKPLASEALARSVRQALDAPPPASMLTGPA, from the coding sequence GTGAGGCGGGTGGCGCTGGCCGTCAGCCTGCTGACCCTGCTGCTGGCCGCCGCCGGCGTGGTCCACGCCCTGCTCGCCTCCCCCTTTCGCATTCCCGGACTGGTCGCCGCCGTGCTGCTCTGCCTGGCCTTCGGCGCCCTGGCCTGGCTCGCCGGACGCCAGCGGGAGCGGATCCACGACATCGAACGGGCTCTCGACCGTTCCCGGCTGCGGGCCCAGGCGGTGATCGACGCCAGTCCCGACGGCGTGGTGCTGGTGCGGGAGGGCCGCATCCACCAGGCCAACCCGGCCTTCCGCACCCTGCTCGCCCTACCCCCCGACGAGGAGATCGTCGGACGCTCTTTCCTCTCGCTGGTGGCCGACGAGGACCGCCCCGCCGTCGAGCAGTGGCTCCGGCGGCGCAGCGAGGGCGCCGTGGAGCCGGGTCAGCTCACCTTCTCGGCCCTGCGGCGCAGCGGCGCGCGGGTCGAACTGGAGGCCTCCTGCGCCCTGGTGCCCTCCCGTCACGGCAAGCAGCTCGCCCTCTTCCTGCGGGACCTGGGCGAGCGCCGCACCCTGGAACTCAGGCTGCGCAACGTCGCCCGCCTCGAGGCCCTGGCCGATGTGGCCGAGTCCCTCGCCCGGGCCTTCGAGAAGGTCTTCCGGGAGATCCGCTCGATTGCCCGGGAGGACCGGGAGGACATCCCCGAAACCCAGCGCCTCGAACGCATCGATCGCCTGGCCACCCGGGGCAGCGCCCTGGCCCGGCGGGTGCTCCAGCTCGCCCCCGCCGGCCTCGAGGGCCCGCCGCCGCCGCCCCTCGACGCGGGCCGGCTGGTGCGGGAGGTCTGCGCCGACTTCGTGCGTACCCTGCCGCCGGAGCTGACCCTCGAGCTGGAGGTGCAGATCGACGAGCCGGTGGTGGTGCGGGGCGATGCCAGTCACCTGCGCCAGGCCTTCTGGCACCTGCTGCAGAACGCCGCGGAAGCCCAGCAAGAAGGCGAGATCCGCGTGCGCCTGCGGCGCCTCGACCTGGATTCCGCCGGGGCGGCCATCCGCCCGGGCAGCGAGGGCCGCCCCTACCTGCTGATCGAGGTGCGGGACACCGGCTGCGGAATGAACGAGCGGGTCCGCGCCCGGGCCTTCTCGCCCTTCTTCACCACCAAGGGCAAGCGCGCCTCGGGGCTGGGGCTGACCGTGGTCTACGGGGCGGCCCGAGCCCACGGGGGCTTCGTGGAACTCGACTCCAAGCCCGGCCGGGGCACCATCGCGCGGCTGGCGCTGCCCCTGTCCGACGCCCCCCTGCCGGAGAGCGCGGAGGCCCCCGACGACGCCACCCGCTGGCGCGGGCGCGAGACGCTGCTGGTGGTGGACGACGATCCCAGCGCGCTGGAGGAATGCCGCCGCCTGCTCGAACCTTTCGGCTACCTGGTCGAAGGCGTGGCGACTCCCCGGGAGGCCCTCAACCGCCTGCGCCATCGCCCCCGGGTGGACCTGGTGCTGCTGGACATGGTGCTGCCGGGCTGGAACGGCCCCGACGTGCTGCGCCGGATCCTCGCCCACTGGCCGGGACAGCGGGTGCTGATGCTCTGCCCCTATCCTCTACCGGACCAGGAGGAGACAGCCCTCCGGGAGGGGGCCGTGGGCATCTACCTCAAGCCCCTGGCCTCCGAGGCCCTGGCCCGCAGCGTGCGCCAGGCCCTCGATGCCCCGCCCCCGGCCTCGATGCTCACCGGCCCGGCGTGA
- a CDS encoding DEAD/DEAH box helicase, with the protein MAHVKRLLESLLADPRIGEHAVYQGLEPARQAVYAMPGAGLSSSAQAGMTALGVERLYSHQAKAVELAAAGENLLLATPTASGKTLAFLLALDCARRADPEARGLFLYPLKALARDQLATIRRFFEAAEGLAAEPAAEVYDGDTPQSQRRRIRRTPPAVLVTNPDMLHLGIIPSHDAWAGFLARLAWIAVDEAHVYRGVFGAHVHHVLRRLLRLARDYGADPRIVAGSATIGEPEAFIETLTGEPCRVVRESGAAAAARHVLFLRPDAVSPYTVATRVVARAVEAGHRTIAFTKARRITELMQRWLAEGFPRVARRVASYRSGYLPEERRRIEQRLFSGQLGGVISTSALEAGIDVGGLDVCVLVGYPGSLATAWQRIGRAGRGARRSLAVLVALPDALDQFVVRHPEHFFSGEFERVVLDPRNDTIADAHFQAAASERSLDLAAARTLGGEAGPGRVLRLEREGKLIRAHEEERWFSLRRRPQREIHLRSAGQTYRLLRAGDGRLLGTLEPGRAWHEGHPGAIYLHGGQAWRVIDFDEEKREIHLESASVDYFTQVFARKETEILERGEERPLGPGKLAWGRLKVTTQVEGYSRRRIFGQEEISRHALEAPPQVMETVGFWFEAPENLAGHLVGRDFHPVGALHAVEHAAIGLFPLLTLCDRWDLGGISYARHPQVGAPAVFVYDAWPGGVGLARAGFRCAQELFERTRTLVAECECEGGCPACVYSPKCGSGNHPLDKQGAVEVLDVMLGRSVIDPSRVADPTAALAAHRRVVHGGVRGGGALEVESCAAEAGEPPVPPAEAAPDGGGRLEDYPWPDGVPALGELLDPSEGRWLFFDIETLRSAKDVGGWGKIDRMGCALAVCLDARSGELRSYFESDVSRLVDELLAADRVVGFNSERFDLTVLEGYEGSRVRGVRSLDLLAEIKQRVGRRFSLAHLAEQTLGASKTADGLQSLEWVKQGRYDLIEKYCRADVALTAALWAYGRHHGYLLCRSRDGHLGRVPVGW; encoded by the coding sequence ATGGCCCACGTGAAGCGCCTGCTCGAATCTCTCCTGGCCGATCCGCGCATCGGTGAGCACGCCGTCTACCAGGGCCTCGAACCGGCCCGGCAGGCGGTCTACGCCATGCCCGGCGCAGGCTTGTCCTCCAGCGCCCAGGCGGGCATGACGGCGTTGGGGGTCGAACGGCTCTACTCCCACCAGGCCAAGGCCGTGGAACTGGCTGCCGCCGGTGAGAACTTGCTGCTCGCCACCCCCACCGCCTCGGGCAAGACCCTGGCGTTTCTGCTCGCCCTCGACTGCGCCCGCCGGGCGGACCCCGAGGCCCGGGGGCTGTTTCTCTATCCTCTCAAGGCGCTGGCGCGGGACCAGCTCGCCACCATCCGGCGTTTTTTCGAGGCGGCCGAGGGGCTGGCGGCCGAGCCGGCGGCGGAGGTCTACGACGGTGACACCCCCCAGAGTCAGCGCCGGCGCATCCGCCGGACACCCCCGGCGGTGCTGGTGACCAACCCCGACATGCTGCACCTGGGGATCATCCCCTCCCACGACGCCTGGGCGGGTTTCCTCGCCAGGCTGGCCTGGATCGCCGTGGACGAGGCCCACGTCTACCGCGGGGTGTTCGGCGCCCACGTGCACCACGTGCTGCGGCGCCTGCTGCGGCTGGCGCGGGATTACGGCGCCGATCCGCGGATCGTGGCGGGGTCGGCCACCATCGGCGAGCCGGAGGCGTTCATCGAGACCCTGACCGGTGAGCCCTGCCGGGTGGTGCGCGAGTCGGGCGCCGCCGCGGCGGCACGGCACGTGTTGTTCCTGCGGCCCGACGCGGTCTCGCCCTACACCGTGGCCACCCGGGTGGTGGCCCGGGCGGTGGAGGCCGGGCATCGCACCATCGCCTTCACCAAGGCGCGGCGGATCACCGAGCTGATGCAGCGCTGGCTGGCGGAGGGCTTTCCCCGGGTGGCCCGGCGGGTGGCCAGCTACCGCTCGGGCTACCTGCCCGAAGAGCGGCGGCGCATCGAGCAGCGGTTGTTTTCGGGTCAGCTCGGCGGCGTGATCTCCACCTCGGCCCTCGAGGCGGGGATCGACGTGGGGGGCCTCGACGTCTGCGTACTGGTGGGCTACCCGGGTTCGCTGGCCACCGCCTGGCAGCGCATCGGCCGGGCCGGCCGGGGAGCGCGCCGCTCGCTGGCGGTGTTGGTGGCCTTGCCCGATGCCCTCGACCAGTTCGTGGTGCGTCACCCGGAGCATTTCTTCTCGGGAGAGTTCGAGCGGGTGGTGCTCGATCCCCGGAACGACACGATCGCCGATGCCCACTTCCAGGCGGCGGCCTCCGAGCGCAGCCTGGACCTGGCGGCGGCGCGCACCCTGGGCGGCGAGGCCGGGCCGGGGCGGGTGCTGCGTCTCGAGCGGGAGGGCAAGCTGATCCGGGCCCACGAGGAGGAGCGCTGGTTCTCCCTGCGCCGCCGGCCCCAGCGGGAGATTCACCTGCGCTCGGCGGGGCAGACCTACCGCCTGCTGCGGGCCGGCGACGGGCGCCTGCTGGGCACGCTGGAGCCGGGGCGGGCCTGGCACGAGGGGCACCCCGGGGCGATCTACCTCCACGGCGGGCAGGCCTGGCGGGTGATCGACTTCGACGAAGAGAAACGGGAGATCCACCTGGAGTCTGCCAGCGTGGACTACTTCACCCAGGTCTTTGCCCGCAAGGAAACCGAGATCCTCGAGCGGGGCGAGGAGCGTCCCCTGGGGCCGGGCAAGCTGGCCTGGGGCCGGCTGAAGGTGACGACCCAGGTGGAGGGCTATTCCCGGCGGCGGATCTTCGGCCAGGAGGAGATCTCCCGCCACGCCCTGGAGGCGCCGCCCCAGGTGATGGAGACGGTGGGTTTCTGGTTCGAGGCGCCGGAAAACCTGGCCGGCCACCTGGTCGGGCGGGACTTCCACCCCGTCGGCGCCCTGCACGCCGTCGAGCACGCCGCCATCGGACTGTTCCCCTTGCTGACCTTGTGTGATCGCTGGGATCTCGGCGGCATCTCCTACGCCCGGCATCCCCAGGTGGGCGCCCCGGCGGTGTTCGTCTACGACGCCTGGCCGGGGGGGGTGGGACTGGCCCGGGCGGGTTTCCGCTGCGCCCAGGAATTGTTCGAGCGGACCCGCACGCTGGTCGCCGAGTGCGAGTGCGAGGGAGGTTGCCCGGCCTGCGTGTACTCCCCCAAGTGCGGCTCGGGCAATCACCCGCTGGACAAGCAGGGGGCGGTGGAGGTGCTCGACGTGATGCTGGGGCGCTCGGTGATCGACCCTTCGCGGGTGGCCGATCCCACTGCCGCGCTGGCCGCCCACCGGCGGGTGGTGCATGGGGGGGTGCGGGGTGGCGGAGCGCTGGAGGTGGAGAGTTGCGCGGCAGAGGCCGGCGAGCCGCCCGTGCCCCCCGCGGAGGCTGCGCCCGACGGTGGGGGCCGCCTCGAGGACTATCCCTGGCCGGACGGGGTGCCGGCCCTCGGCGAACTGCTCGACCCCAGCGAGGGTCGCTGGCTGTTCTTCGACATCGAGACCCTACGCTCGGCGAAGGACGTGGGGGGCTGGGGCAAGATCGACCGCATGGGCTGCGCCCTGGCGGTGTGCCTCGACGCCCGCAGTGGCGAGCTGCGGAGCTACTTCGAGAGCGACGTATCGCGCCTGGTGGACGAGCTGCTCGCCGCCGACCGGGTGGTGGGCTTCAACAGCGAGCGTTTCGACCTGACGGTGCTCGAGGGTTACGAGGGCTCCCGGGTGCGCGGGGTGCGCAGCCTCGACCTGCTGGCGGAGATCAAGCAGCGGGTCGGTCGTCGCTTCAGCCTGGCCCACCTGGCCGAACAGACCCTCGGTGCGAGCAAGACCGCCGACGGCCTGCAATCTCTCGAATGGGTCAAGCAAGGCCGCTACGACCTGATCGAAAAATACTGCCGCGCCGACGTGGCCCTCACCGCCGCCCTCTGGGCCTACGGCCGCCACCACGGCTATCTCCTCTGCCGCAGCCGCGACGGTCACCTGGGCCGGGTGCCGGTGGGGTGGTAA
- a CDS encoding TlpA disulfide reductase family protein: MSSRCWGGGLWLPLAVCLLACGGPAEPGRVPVEYGLPAQPFVLQTIEGERVSLEDACRDSSVVVLSFWTTWCGPCIHELPMVEALYKRYRDQGVSVLAVEVGSDPELVARLVQTTRVTFPVLLDTNQSVARAFGVRGYPWVVTIAGDCQIIGSSLGPVDNRLSETVARLLAESTAVDSTRNIGRASAAGRELRRRARSSRSAGRRHSTSP, translated from the coding sequence GTGAGCAGTAGATGCTGGGGAGGTGGCCTGTGGCTCCCTCTGGCTGTCTGCCTGCTGGCTTGTGGCGGACCGGCCGAGCCGGGGAGGGTTCCGGTCGAGTACGGCCTGCCTGCGCAGCCCTTCGTCTTGCAGACGATCGAGGGAGAGAGGGTTTCGCTGGAAGATGCCTGCCGGGATTCTTCGGTGGTGGTGCTGTCGTTCTGGACGACCTGGTGTGGGCCGTGCATCCACGAATTGCCGATGGTGGAGGCCCTCTACAAGCGCTATCGGGACCAGGGGGTGAGTGTGCTTGCCGTGGAAGTCGGCAGCGATCCGGAGTTGGTAGCGCGTTTGGTGCAGACGACTCGTGTCACCTTTCCCGTGCTGCTCGACACGAACCAGTCCGTGGCGAGGGCCTTCGGCGTCAGAGGCTACCCCTGGGTCGTGACCATTGCAGGAGACTGTCAGATCATCGGCTCGAGTCTCGGCCCCGTGGACAACCGGCTTTCGGAGACGGTGGCCCGGCTCCTCGCCGAGTCCACCGCCGTGGACTCGACACGGAACATCGGCAGAGCATCGGCGGCCGGGCGAGAGCTGCGGCGAAGGGCGCGATCGAGCCGGTCGGCCGGACGCCGCCACTCGACCTCGCCGTAG
- a CDS encoding rhomboid family intramembrane serine protease: MFLPIGDSPNPKSTPWVTWTLIAVNVAVFVSVYPLSFMGADPLDPYTQAYARVLAVERGVDARAALSAYDIFLFKHGFKPAAPRTLDLFVAMFLHGGFLHIAGNMLFLWIYGDNVEDRLGRLGYLVAYLGTGLAAGLGDGLLRPGSGIPSVGASGAISGVLGMYFLWFPRNRVRVWVFLFPLIATVMEFPARLVLGIFIVLDNVLPMLFSGGGGTGVAYGAHLGGFAAGLAVAWGWDRLRLARPEPALRAAPRPAASAPAAALLDALDHDRLPEAYGLLAALPRARARSEVALGDKLRLARALETAGHPRAALAVYQRILGEHSAAAAQATAHIGAARVLAGDLELPTAAYQHLLAALESRPSAADRLEARRILELLRRRAATVPRQADTLLE, from the coding sequence GTGTTCCTTCCCATCGGGGACAGCCCCAACCCCAAATCCACCCCCTGGGTGACCTGGACCCTGATCGCGGTCAACGTGGCGGTGTTCGTCTCGGTCTATCCCCTCTCTTTCATGGGGGCCGACCCGCTGGATCCCTACACCCAGGCCTACGCCCGGGTGCTGGCCGTCGAGCGGGGCGTCGACGCCCGGGCGGCGCTGAGCGCCTACGACATCTTCCTCTTCAAGCACGGCTTCAAGCCCGCCGCGCCCCGGACCCTGGACCTCTTCGTGGCCATGTTCCTCCACGGCGGTTTCCTGCACATCGCCGGGAACATGCTCTTTCTCTGGATCTACGGCGACAACGTGGAGGACCGCCTCGGGCGGCTGGGCTACCTGGTGGCCTACCTGGGCACGGGCCTGGCGGCGGGGCTGGGCGATGGCCTGCTGCGGCCGGGGTCGGGGATCCCCTCGGTGGGGGCCTCCGGGGCGATCTCCGGGGTGCTGGGGATGTACTTCCTCTGGTTTCCCCGCAATCGGGTGCGGGTGTGGGTCTTTCTCTTCCCGCTGATCGCCACGGTGATGGAGTTCCCCGCCCGGCTGGTGCTGGGCATCTTCATCGTGCTCGACAACGTGCTGCCGATGCTCTTTTCCGGCGGCGGCGGCACCGGGGTGGCCTACGGAGCCCACCTGGGCGGCTTCGCCGCGGGGCTGGCGGTGGCCTGGGGCTGGGATCGGCTGCGCCTGGCCCGGCCGGAACCCGCGCTGCGGGCGGCGCCCCGCCCGGCGGCCTCCGCCCCCGCCGCGGCCCTGCTCGACGCCCTCGACCACGACCGGCTCCCCGAGGCCTACGGCCTGCTCGCCGCCCTGCCCCGGGCCCGGGCGCGAAGCGAGGTGGCCCTGGGCGACAAGCTGCGCCTGGCCCGGGCCCTCGAGACCGCCGGCCACCCCCGGGCCGCCCTGGCGGTCTACCAGCGCATTCTCGGCGAGCACTCCGCAGCAGCGGCGCAGGCCACCGCCCACATCGGCGCCGCCAGGGTTCTGGCCGGCGATCTGGAGCTGCCCACCGCCGCCTACCAGCACCTGCTCGCGGCGCTGGAGAGCAGGCCCAGCGCCGCCGACCGACTGGAGGCGCGGCGCATCCTCGAGCTGCTGCGCCGCCGGGCGGCCACCGTGCCGCGCCAGGCGGACACGCTACTGGAGTGA
- a CDS encoding aminotransferase class I/II-fold pyridoxal phosphate-dependent enzyme, with protein MTDQKDPQPAFRRRVREGLYNVRSFLVHGRHQTGQWDYSHHVIPPLSSSVTYRLDSAERGAMGFEGFAAHEHREPGQQPVYIYDRLDEPTRAMLEDHLAMAEGGEIAICFSTGMAAIAAAFGVLTRAGQHFVAHQTLYGCTYSLLTSWLPRFGIEGSYVDLTDLEALDRSIRPGTRIVYFETPTNPTLEIIDIQAVCAVVKKHNARREEADKIHVVVDNTFASPAQQRPLEYGADLVVASLTKNIGGFGTDMGGVVIGSLKYETDLILYRKDFGGALAPKTAWPILVYGLPTLDLRLGRQAKTARKVAAFLADHPLVDKVHYPGREDFPWREVAERQMRNFDGEFAPGIMIYFELAGDPDQRFERGRALVDDIAANAYTLTLAVSLGQLRTLIEMPSAMTHSVLPSEVQCGGGIDPGGIRLSIGIEDAQDIIRDLGEALGKLS; from the coding sequence ATGACGGACCAGAAAGACCCCCAGCCCGCCTTTCGCCGCCGGGTACGGGAAGGGCTCTACAACGTGCGCTCGTTTCTCGTCCACGGTCGTCATCAGACCGGCCAGTGGGACTACAGCCACCACGTGATTCCCCCCCTGAGTTCCTCGGTGACCTACCGCCTCGACAGCGCCGAGCGGGGCGCCATGGGCTTCGAGGGCTTCGCCGCCCACGAGCACCGGGAGCCGGGTCAGCAACCGGTCTACATCTACGACCGCCTCGACGAGCCCACCCGGGCGATGCTCGAAGACCACCTGGCCATGGCCGAGGGAGGCGAGATCGCCATCTGCTTTTCCACCGGCATGGCCGCCATCGCCGCGGCCTTCGGCGTGCTCACCCGTGCGGGTCAGCACTTCGTCGCCCACCAGACCCTCTACGGTTGCACCTACAGCCTGCTGACCTCCTGGCTACCCCGCTTCGGCATCGAGGGCAGCTACGTCGACCTGACCGACCTCGAGGCCCTGGACCGCTCGATCCGTCCCGGGACCCGCATCGTCTACTTCGAGACCCCCACCAACCCGACCCTGGAGATCATCGACATCCAGGCGGTGTGCGCGGTGGTCAAGAAGCACAACGCCCGGCGGGAGGAGGCGGACAAGATCCACGTGGTGGTGGACAACACCTTCGCCTCCCCGGCCCAGCAGCGCCCCCTCGAATATGGTGCCGACCTGGTGGTCGCCTCGCTGACCAAGAACATCGGCGGCTTCGGCACCGACATGGGCGGGGTGGTGATCGGCTCGCTCAAGTACGAGACCGACCTGATTCTCTACCGCAAGGACTTCGGCGGCGCCCTGGCTCCCAAGACCGCCTGGCCGATCCTGGTCTACGGCCTGCCGACCCTCGACCTGCGCCTCGGCCGCCAGGCCAAGACGGCGCGCAAGGTGGCTGCTTTCCTCGCCGATCATCCCCTGGTGGACAAGGTGCACTACCCGGGACGGGAAGACTTTCCCTGGCGCGAGGTGGCCGAGCGCCAGATGCGCAACTTCGACGGCGAGTTCGCTCCCGGCATCATGATCTACTTCGAGCTGGCCGGTGATCCCGACCAGCGTTTCGAGCGGGGCCGGGCCCTGGTCGACGACATCGCGGCCAACGCCTACACCCTGACCTTGGCGGTGAGCCTCGGTCAGCTCCGCACCCTGATCGAAATGCCCTCGGCGATGACCCATTCGGTGCTTCCGTCCGAGGTGCAGTGCGGCGGCGGCATCGATCCGGGCGGCATTCGCCTGTCCATCGGCATCGAGGACGCCCAGGACATCATCCGTGACCTGGGCGAGGCGCTGGGGAAGCTCTCGTGA
- a CDS encoding DUF1684 domain-containing protein: MKGSGWVLVAALVTALGCSGGGGGALPAGAPPLPPAPGPEEVAAMRAEKDRSYKEDEESPIPPELRESFAGLSYYPYDPQWRMLVHLDRYLDPIPFVITTTGGVERPAVKVGRIRFERDGETYTLNVYTLRDLPAEAWNSLFLPFMDATTGRETYPAGRYVELAKVRDDWYVLDFNLSYNPLCAYGRTIYRCPATPAENRLPIAVRAGEKGYGLHGGESR; this comes from the coding sequence GTGAAGGGGAGCGGCTGGGTGCTGGTGGCGGCCCTGGTCACGGCGCTGGGCTGTTCGGGAGGCGGCGGCGGTGCCCTGCCTGCCGGCGCGCCCCCCCTGCCGCCCGCGCCCGGTCCTGAAGAAGTGGCCGCCATGCGCGCCGAGAAAGACCGCTCGTACAAGGAGGACGAGGAGTCGCCGATCCCTCCCGAGTTGCGGGAAAGTTTTGCCGGACTTTCGTACTACCCCTACGATCCCCAGTGGCGGATGCTGGTCCACCTCGACCGCTACCTCGACCCGATCCCCTTTGTCATCACCACTACGGGCGGGGTGGAGCGGCCCGCGGTGAAGGTCGGTCGCATCCGCTTCGAGCGAGACGGCGAGACCTATACCCTCAACGTCTACACCCTCCGCGACTTGCCGGCCGAGGCCTGGAATTCCCTCTTCCTGCCCTTCATGGACGCCACCACGGGACGGGAGACCTACCCCGCCGGGCGCTACGTGGAACTCGCCAAGGTCCGGGATGACTGGTATGTTCTCGACTTCAATCTGAGCTACAACCCCTTGTGTGCCTACGGTCGGACGATCTATCGCTGCCCGGCCACGCCCGCCGAAAATCGCTTGCCCATCGCGGTCAGAGCCGGAGAAAAGGGGTACGGGCTGCACGGAGGAGAGAGTCGATGA
- a CDS encoding shikimate kinase, giving the protein MIPDRVFVFGYVGSRADQVARVLAERLERPVFSTEKVIEASARMPVAEVYRKEGENGFRQRERRALVSVATGPPGVILLGAGTFLDRGNRKTIHQAGVSVFIDASLEECLAGAIENGVLRADDEANERFTSQFELRREEYEKADVLVEQLDRDAEAIADEVLQRLEDRVWEEKFA; this is encoded by the coding sequence ATGATTCCGGATCGCGTTTTCGTTTTCGGCTACGTGGGCTCCAGGGCCGACCAGGTGGCGCGGGTGCTCGCCGAGCGCCTCGAGCGGCCGGTGTTCAGCACCGAGAAGGTCATCGAAGCGTCGGCCCGCATGCCCGTGGCGGAGGTCTACCGCAAGGAAGGGGAGAACGGTTTCCGCCAGCGGGAGCGCCGCGCCCTGGTTTCGGTCGCCACGGGACCTCCGGGAGTGATCCTCCTCGGCGCCGGCACCTTCCTCGACCGGGGCAACCGCAAGACGATCCACCAGGCGGGCGTCTCGGTGTTCATCGACGCCAGCCTCGAGGAGTGCCTGGCGGGGGCCATCGAAAACGGAGTCCTGCGCGCCGACGACGAGGCCAACGAGCGTTTCACCAGCCAGTTCGAGCTGCGGCGGGAAGAGTACGAAAAGGCCGACGTGCTGGTCGAGCAGCTCGACCGTGACGCCGAGGCCATCGCCGACGAGGTGTTGCAGCGGCTCGAAGACCGGGTCTGGGAGGAAAAGTTCGCATGA